The Marinilongibacter aquaticus genome has a window encoding:
- a CDS encoding PTS sugar transporter subunit IIA has protein sequence MRKFLIATHGQLASGLKSALDLIIGEQEGVFTLNAYANGNESIGKALDELLLNVQEGEELLVFTDIMAGSITNQVIQRTAHLPHVHTVSGVNLALLIELVLSDQAEPIVDTIERAVEQAKKQVVYVDKMINKEEDND, from the coding sequence ATGCGAAAATTTTTGATAGCCACTCACGGGCAATTGGCCTCGGGGCTGAAATCGGCACTTGATCTCATTATTGGCGAGCAAGAGGGTGTATTCACATTGAATGCCTATGCCAACGGGAACGAATCGATCGGGAAAGCACTCGACGAGCTTCTGCTGAATGTACAAGAGGGGGAAGAACTTCTGGTTTTCACCGACATAATGGCCGGAAGCATTACCAATCAGGTAATACAGCGAACCGCTCATTTGCCCCATGTTCATACCGTTTCGGGTGTGAATTTGGCCTTACTTATTGAGCTGGTACTCAGCGACCAAGCTGAGCCGATAGTGGATACCATTGAACGGGCCGTAGAGCAGGCAAAAAAGCAAGTGGTGTACGTAGAT